One window of the Candidatus Bathyarchaeota archaeon genome contains the following:
- a CDS encoding PKD domain-containing protein → MLHLSDAEKTALLSIVAVLIVTSPMDSALNVASYAENLTFVQGIISQDTTWTLSGSPYAITGNVTISNGTTLTIEPGVEIKFDGNFSLLINGSLYAVGTNDKWITFTSNNMIPRAGDWNTIKFATAENESFILGNCIVEYAENGVTIQNSGKAIIKNSSIINNYSSGIHVIGESNVIIKGNTIKLNNNGISSTGKVSSGIKVLNNIIDSNYNGIHLYASSVGISQIKNITISDNTFSSNENGIKFHVYPITSGWINNVTISRNTINFNKNGIYFYIWGGFGYFATNLIYDTLISENTVYSNEKYGIYLNCSGPWLGTIYRVSISDNKIMSNGIGVHLFANTHNQYIDFDVVISNNTVSANVDKGIYVFGGALREPEEGIRTNITHNSISYNAYGAFYEDDTDNIAHFNDIYNNTYGVYVSNGATVNATHNYWGDPTGPYHEILNTNGKGNSVNGDESDLVLKPFLTSAAVNRLPIAVLEVNETVVTTNQMITFDASKSTDDSRINGYFFDFGDGTNSSWITQPVTVHAYTSLGIYTGSLKVLDDLGLESNNTAFVTVKVQSTLVVFIATDSEAVQSGENLTVTVRVTVELNSVSNANVTLFSDKGGVFSPKTEKTNSTGYIVSMFTTPTVTENTVVTISAIATKTEYQNGQGQTEINVLPRDATIGINFTWVLAAIVLAIILIALIFTVKMRKTVTQREHND, encoded by the coding sequence GTGTTACACCTTAGTGATGCAGAAAAAACAGCGCTTTTGAGTATCGTTGCTGTGTTAATAGTCACGAGTCCCATGGATTCGGCTCTAAATGTCGCATCTTACGCGGAGAACCTTACATTTGTGCAAGGCATTATCTCTCAAGACACAACATGGACGTTAAGTGGAAGCCCATATGCGATAACAGGTAACGTAACAATCAGTAATGGAACTACCTTAACCATAGAACCCGGAGTCGAGATCAAATTTGACGGAAACTTCTCCCTGCTCATTAACGGAAGCTTGTATGCAGTAGGAACAAATGATAAATGGATAACTTTCACTTCCAACAACATGATTCCACGCGCTGGCGATTGGAACACCATAAAATTTGCTACGGCAGAGAACGAATCTTTCATCTTAGGAAACTGCATCGTAGAATATGCAGAAAACGGGGTAACAATACAAAACTCAGGCAAGGCCATTATCAAAAACTCTAGCATAATCAACAACTATTCCAGTGGCATTCATGTAATCGGTGAGAGCAACGTTATCATAAAAGGAAACACCATTAAACTCAACAATAATGGGATTTCTTCTACTGGGAAAGTGTCCTCAGGCATAAAAGTTCTCAATAACATTATTGACTCAAATTACAACGGTATCCACTTATACGCAAGTAGCGTAGGAATTAGCCAAATCAAAAACATCACAATTTCAGACAACACTTTTTCTTCTAACGAGAATGGAATCAAGTTCCACGTTTATCCTATAACTTCGGGCTGGATCAACAACGTAACCATTTCTCGAAACACCATCAATTTCAACAAAAACGGAATCTACTTCTACATTTGGGGCGGTTTCGGCTACTTCGCCACAAACCTAATTTATGACACACTAATCTCTGAAAACACAGTGTATTCTAACGAGAAGTATGGAATCTATTTAAATTGCAGTGGACCTTGGCTCGGCACCATCTACCGTGTTTCAATCTCTGATAACAAGATCATGTCTAATGGAATTGGAGTGCATCTTTTCGCCAATACTCACAATCAGTACATAGATTTTGACGTAGTGATATCGAACAACACCGTGTCAGCAAATGTGGACAAAGGAATTTATGTTTTCGGAGGAGCCCTCAGAGAACCAGAAGAAGGCATTAGAACAAATATAACGCACAATTCGATTTCTTACAATGCGTATGGGGCTTTCTATGAAGACGACACGGATAACATTGCCCACTTCAACGATATCTACAACAACACTTACGGAGTGTATGTGTCAAACGGCGCAACCGTGAATGCAACCCACAACTATTGGGGGGATCCCACTGGTCCATATCATGAAATTCTGAACACCAACGGAAAAGGCAACTCAGTCAATGGCGACGAAAGCGACCTAGTTCTTAAGCCTTTTCTTACGAGTGCAGCTGTTAATAGACTTCCGATTGCCGTACTGGAAGTAAACGAAACAGTGGTAACCACAAACCAAATGATCACGTTTGATGCTTCCAAGTCAACTGATGACAGCCGCATTAATGGCTATTTCTTTGATTTCGGTGACGGCACAAACAGTAGTTGGATCACGCAACCAGTGACAGTGCACGCTTACACATCGCTAGGCATATACACTGGATCTCTGAAAGTTTTGGATGATCTTGGTCTTGAAAGTAACAACACAGCATTTGTCACTGTAAAGGTTCAATCAACCTTGGTTGTTTTCATTGCTACGGATTCTGAGGCAGTTCAGTCTGGCGAAAATTTGACCGTAACCGTCCGAGTAACTGTTGAATTGAACTCTGTTTCTAACGCAAATGTAACATTGTTCTCAGACAAGGGCGGAGTTTTTTCACCTAAGACGGAAAAAACGAATTCAACCGGATATATTGTCTCTATGTTCACCACCCCAACAGTAACAGAAAACACCGTGGTCACAATCTCGGCAATAGCTACAAAAACTGAGTACCAGAATGGACAAGGTCAGACAGAGATAAATGTGCTTCCGAGGGATGCGACAATAGGAATTAATTTTACTTGGGTTTTGGCTGCAATAGTGTTAGCGATCATTTTGATTGCTTTGATATTCACGGTTAAGATGAGAAAGACCGTAACTCAACGCGAACATAACGATTGA